A genomic segment from Janthinobacterium sp. 64 encodes:
- a CDS encoding AraC family transcriptional regulator: MDDFYTEVPRPLIATARDYAADAVFPSHSHARGQFAYAARGVISVHTPQGNWLVPPQRACWVPAGLVHGMHMHGGVSMHNVFIDEATIARMDLPSECQVIDASPLLRQLLAEAVMVDALYAEASRAGRLMALLLDEIAAMAPLPLSAPLPQEPRLARLCMDMLQQPSLDSKLDAMAAQAGMSRRTFTRQFRAQTGLAFAQWRQQACLLAAITRLAEGHAVTRVALDLGYASPSAFTAAFRRVLGQAPSEYLA; the protein is encoded by the coding sequence ATGGATGATTTTTATACGGAAGTGCCGCGCCCCTTGATCGCCACGGCGCGCGACTATGCGGCTGATGCCGTCTTTCCCAGCCACAGCCATGCGCGCGGGCAATTCGCCTATGCGGCGCGCGGCGTCATCAGCGTGCACACGCCGCAAGGCAACTGGCTGGTGCCGCCGCAACGGGCTTGCTGGGTACCGGCAGGACTCGTCCACGGCATGCACATGCATGGTGGCGTGAGCATGCACAATGTCTTCATTGACGAGGCAACGATCGCCAGGATGGACTTGCCATCCGAATGCCAGGTGATCGATGCCTCGCCCCTGCTGCGCCAGTTGCTGGCCGAGGCAGTAATGGTCGACGCCCTGTATGCGGAAGCGTCGCGCGCCGGACGATTGATGGCCTTGCTGCTCGATGAAATCGCCGCCATGGCGCCCCTGCCCCTGAGTGCGCCCCTGCCGCAGGAACCGCGGCTGGCACGGCTGTGCATGGACATGCTGCAGCAACCGAGCCTGGACAGCAAGCTCGATGCGATGGCGGCGCAAGCAGGCATGAGCCGGCGCACCTTTACGCGCCAGTTTCGCGCCCAGACGGGCCTGGCCTTTGCCCAATGGCGCCAGCAAGCATGTTTGCTGGCCGCCATCACGCGGCTGGCCGAGGGGCACGCCGTCACCCGGGTCGCGCTCGACCTCGGCTATGCCAGCCCCAGCGCCTTCACGGCCGCCTTCCGCCGCGTGCTGGGCCAGGCGCCCAGCGAGTATCTAGCCTAG
- a CDS encoding DUF6714 family protein, translating into MSCSDKVSTAAADAASLIACIERAFAGTQRPETSLRQFLLTDKYGMSEDISEREWAASGRDRVDSIWQEIPDAEIEEGEGLLAHMEAEEFLYYLPAYMRYAVAYQHRASWETDVLGMTVHALSPSERNQDSRAYAIAKYAGFNAAQRQAVVQFLTFVVQVDESLPGQDALAALAGYWQADTA; encoded by the coding sequence ATGAGTTGTTCAGATAAAGTATCGACGGCCGCGGCGGACGCGGCCAGCCTGATTGCCTGCATTGAACGCGCGTTCGCTGGTACGCAGCGCCCGGAAACATCTTTGCGTCAATTTCTCTTGACGGATAAATACGGTATGTCGGAGGACATCAGCGAGAGGGAATGGGCTGCAAGCGGCAGGGATCGAGTCGATTCGATCTGGCAAGAGATTCCCGATGCTGAAATCGAGGAGGGCGAAGGTTTGCTCGCGCATATGGAGGCTGAGGAATTTCTGTATTATTTGCCGGCATACATGCGCTACGCTGTGGCATATCAGCATCGGGCAAGCTGGGAAACAGATGTGCTCGGAATGACAGTACATGCGCTTTCACCGTCTGAACGGAACCAGGATTCGCGCGCGTATGCGATCGCGAAGTACGCCGGCTTCAATGCGGCGCAAAGACAGGCCGTCGTGCAATTCCTGACGTTTGTCGTACAGGTGGATGAGAGCCTGCCTGGACAGGATGCCCTGGCCGCCCTGGCAGGTTACTGGCAAGCCGATACGGCGTGA
- a CDS encoding CatA-like O-acetyltransferase codes for MKNFEKRRDRYDLFRAFDNPLVNINFQLDVPDFRPYCKARNIPVFHFFLFCLLNTVREIDNFMYRIYQGEVIRIDDFPASYTVINGDENLNYTRFTMTDQLDVFIVRSLEAKRLAEASCALINTGEGESEREQRNNIFITCLPWLELAAIEHPICRHRDADIPTFTWGKFGPAQKDGRMRVPFSAQAHHGFVDGYHVQKLAQALGQRIAAMIS; via the coding sequence ATGAAAAATTTTGAAAAGCGGCGCGACCGCTATGATCTGTTCCGCGCGTTCGACAATCCCCTCGTCAACATCAACTTCCAGCTCGACGTGCCGGACTTCCGGCCGTACTGCAAGGCGCGGAACATCCCCGTGTTTCATTTTTTCCTGTTTTGCCTGCTCAATACGGTCAGGGAAATCGACAATTTCATGTACCGCATCTACCAGGGCGAAGTGATACGCATCGACGATTTCCCTGCCTCGTACACCGTCATCAATGGCGACGAGAACCTCAACTACACGCGTTTCACCATGACGGACCAGCTTGATGTATTCATCGTGCGCAGCCTGGAAGCGAAGCGCCTCGCCGAAGCGAGTTGCGCGCTGATCAACACGGGCGAGGGAGAGAGCGAGCGCGAGCAGCGCAACAATATTTTCATCACCTGCCTGCCCTGGCTGGAACTGGCGGCCATCGAGCACCCGATCTGCCGCCACCGCGATGCCGACATCCCGACCTTTACCTGGGGCAAGTTCGGCCCCGCGCAGAAAGACGGACGCATGCGCGTGCCGTTTTCCGCGCAGGCGCACCACGGCTTTGTCGATGGCTACCATGTGCAGAAACTGGCGCAGGCGCTGGGCCAGCGCATCGCCGCCATGATTTCCTAG